From the Wolbachia endosymbiont of Encarsia formosa genome, the window AAAATTGACCTAAATTTAAACCTATTTCACGATACCTAGAATAATGACACACTAGCGGCTCATATAGTTCTCTGATCTTACCATTTCTTAGATCAACTATTTTGTGCTCTATCTTATCTAATTCCTCTATAACACTCCTCCCTTTTTTCTTCGCTTCATCATCTAACAGCTGTTTCTCTATCAATCCTTTATAAATATCAAAAAAACGTGTTTTTTCTTTTTTCGCAAAATTAGATAAACGCTCTGCTAACTCATAGCACATTTTTTCTTGACTCAGTATTTCGCTTTTATATTGAGATAAAATATTAATCGCTATACGTGGACAACTTACTGCAATCAGATAATTATTTAAATCCGTTTTAATAATTTTGCCGGTCTCTTGATTAACATGTGCAGTAATTTGCCCTAACAAAATTCCCTCAGGGATTGTTATATCCTTCCCTATATGAGGGTCAATGGCTTTTAAAGAATCAAAGTCTATATATATTGCACCTTTCTCTCCTGTCATTTTTTCTGAAAGAGCCAGAGCAATTAATCTAAAAGTGTCTATTTCAATGGCAAAGTATGTTCTTTGTTAATCTGTCATATTATACATACTTTCAAAGAAGTCCTTTATGCTAATGTCTTCACCATCTATCTTCCACCCTCGATCTATTTCGCTCCAGTCATATTGGTGTAAGTCTACAACGTGAACTCCTTCAATTTCTTTCAGTTCACGCTTTAAATCATCTATTTGATTTTCTTCAAATCCAGGACCATTGATAACCAAATATATGTCCCTCTCCTCTTTATTTACTAATTTATGATTTTTAATTATTTCTAAATAATTCAGGGTACTATTTTTACCATTCGGTAAAGATGCACCACGTACTCTTGGCACCCATGTTAGTATTATTGGCGCTTTATTTGATAATTCATTTACACTATTAGTCATAATTTTACCTCACTATATTGCTATGTTAATATTATAGTGGATTTTTTAATGAAACACAAGTTCCTGCTGGTAAGATCTCATTTATGAAGTCCTTCTCTCCTAGTTTACAATTTTCGCTTTCGTATGTAGGTGACTGCTTTTAGGTAACCCTGGTTGCACTTCGAAAAAAAGAAAATAGTTCTAGTACTTTTTGAATTGTGAGCCATTGACGTTAGATATACTGGTTACCTCCAGTGGTTCGGCGCCAAGATTGTTTAAATCTTTCTCTTTACATTTTTCCATAAAAGCACGAACTTTCTTTCGACGTTCAAGGAAAAGAGTAGATATATCTAGCTTATCTATCACCTTCAGTGATTTACCAAGGCTATGCTACATTTTTATATTATGCTAAGAATCATACTCTATCCTTGTATCAAACTTAAAGCCCAATTTCTCGTAGAGCTTTTTAAAGTATTCAACAAGATTATTAATAATATCAGTAAGCTTATCGAGCAGACTGTCATTACCAGCTTTGTAGTCTTTTAACTCTTTAGGAATTGTAAGTAATACTTTACCATCTTCGTATGTCACATTTTCGCCCTTACATTTCAGATTAAATTCTACTGAGCTTGATAAATCGCATACCTTATAAAGAAGACAATTACCTCCAGCATTAACATATTCTATAGTATTACTTACAGGAATGCTTTCCATACAAAAGCTAAATTCTAAACAATCAGGATCATTGCAGTTCATACAAAAGGCTCTTCCATCATTATAACTTAGATGCAAACCGAGTTCAGACATTTCCGTTAAATTATAATTAACAAAAAACTTAGTATATCCTGCCTGATTATAATTAGTTATTAACTCCTCAATAATAGAATTATTTGTAACTATTGCACCAGCGTGTTCAAACATTTCTGTAAAAACTGCTTTAAGAAATGGACAATATTTGTCTCCCTCATTTTCATTTCTTATAAGCAGGCTTTCATGCTTTGAGTATAGCTCTCTAATAAACTCATTAGTTACTTTTTGTCCATTAATAGTAATATCACCGCATCTATTGAGATCTTTATATGTCTGAGTGCCAGAGTAAATTTCATACCAACCCTCTGAGCTTAATTCTTTAGCTCCTAAATCAGCATATTTGAGCTCTTTTACTTGAGATTTTAATGTATTAACTATTTTCCTTGACATAATAAGCTTTATAATTACTTTATATGTATATAATATTAACATATACTGCGTTAATTGTCAACTGTAAGAACTTTTGTCTCCGTATTATCTAATGAATCACCATAAGTGACTGCTTTGAGATAAAGCTTTTTTCCCTTTTGAACTTCAAAAGAAATTATTGAATCATCAAGCAGAACGAATTTTTCACCTGTGGTGTGTTCATATCTCTTAGTACCTTCTTGCCCTCTAATTAGATTGCTCAATTTGTATTTATTCTTATCTATAAGCTTGGTATCTTGGAATTTTATTACCTCTTTGCCAATCAATGCTAACGCAGTTGAATTAATGACATCCAAATGGCAAAAGCGTAATACCACTACAATCTCGTCATCGGTAAATTCGATTACATATCCGTAAGTAGATTGTATATTTGCGCTCGCGATGGGCTTATAATTTTTATCATCATACGAAATAAAAAGCGTTGCTCCTTTCCAAACTTCCTCTTCACTAATTAAAGTAAAACTTGCGATATTACCTTTAATATGCGGTAAATTATCATTTATATGATAGATTTACTGATGTGAGAAGGAGGGTATTCTTTCAGCATAAGTGATCTTGTTGAAGGAAAGGAGAGCTTGTATATATAGGGATCATAACCAACTCCCATTACTTGAATGGACATGCTTTCAAACTTTGTTTTTATAATTCTCATCGTATGTCTTTTCTCGCCATCTGAAATTGCTATGACATCACTTGGTAAAAGCCATGCATATTTTATCTGGAGCTTAAAGTTGTATACATTTCTCTCTTGCCACGAAGAATAAAGTAAAACTTCATCTATATTTTGCGCCTCCCCTTCCTCCATAATGAGAGGTATTGGAACTGTTGCAGCATTGCCCTGCTTTGGCAGTTCAGCATATTTCACATCAATTGGATAGCCAAAATTGCGGTTAAAATAGACAACATTGACTTTACTATTTAAATCTATCTGACTAATATTAACAAGTTTTGCAACGTTATTGGTAACCATCTCGCCAATTGGTATTTCAGTTTTCACTCCCCTGCCCTTTTGAATAAATTTCAGTTTTGAGTTCTGTTCAACCACATCAAAAAAATAGCACCTTCGCAGCATTTTAATAATTGAGCGTACGGGTTGCTGATCATTTATTACATACCCAGATAGTAATCCTTTAACATCACTTGTATCAAACTGATCGCCTTTGAGACCTACCTTTTGCAACAGATCAGACAAAACATCGGAAACATTAAGTTGTGAAATTTTTCCCTGAATCCAGTGCCCTGTTTGCCAATTATGGCAGTCAGTCCACATATCACACAAGTTGGGAAAATAAGGAAATGGCCTTGCATCCCACGCCCAGAGGAACATTTTCTCCACCATTTCTGAGCTTTGCCACTTTTTTAATGTTCCTTCGATTGCAGTTTTCTGTGAAAGAAAGCTCACCTCTCCGTTTGAGTATCGTGGATATTTACTCTCTATACTACCTTTATCAACAAACACATTGGGCTCATTAGTGCAGCCGTTCATACTGGGAAATCCATATTCGGTAAACCATATTTTCTTCATTTTTGGTTGCCATTTTGTTTTACTACCACCTGGATTTACATGAACTTCACTCCACCATTTCTCAATATTTTTCCATGCATATTCGCTGTCATTATACTTTATTTTCTCAGGATCACTTTTTGAGTAATCGTAAAAATAATCATACCCTACCCCACTGCTCCAACCACCCGCTACATCTTCCGCGGAATAGCCAAAAGGAGGTTCTGGTCCATCAGTTAGTGGAAAATAAGCATCGATGCCAACAACGTCAATGAACTCTGAAGACCAAAGTTCATCCATATTGTACCAACCATCATATGAATGATACTCACTCCAATCGGCAGCGTAAGTTACGTTTACTTCTTTTCCAAGCTGAAGCTTTACTTGCTTTGCAACTTTAACTAGCTCTGCTACTTAAGGATAATCACCCTCTACATCTTTTACTCTGGTAAGATGAGCAAACTCAGAACCAATAATAAACCCTTCCACTTTAGTTTGTTTGGCAATGCTCGCGTAATGCTCTATGAATTTGCTATACTGATTCTCAAAAAAATAACTTATATCTTCAGGAGGCCCTATCAATTTTCCTCGCCACTCTTTGTTTTCTGTGTCGAGCAAGAGCATTGGATAGAGCATAACCTTGTAGCCTCTGCTGTGTAGCTCTTTTATATATCTTATTAGCGCTAAATCACTAACTGTACCACCATATCTTGAATTTCCACTTTGATCTTTTGAAATTAGCTGAGCATTATCTCTGGTTATATTTCCCACTTGCCAATCATCAGGCACTACCCTAGAATCATCTTGAAATTCAACTGCAGGGTATATTTTACAATCTTTAATGTTCAGATCATTTACAAACCAATTGACTACTACTGATACCCATTCAACATTTGGTAAACTTTCCTTCAATTGGTCCAAAGAAAGCATAGCATCGCTCTTTTTTGTGTGATTATTGTGATTTACTCTTTGTGCCGGTCCATAGGGAATATATTGGCTACTGCTTATTCTTTCTCGCGCAATTTTCTTCTGTATTTTCGTATCATACACAAACTCCCCTGAACCTTGTATGATATTGATATTTTTAATGTTTTCTGCTACTGAGAATCCACTGAGCTTCAGTGCAGTTTGCACTTCAAATGTAAACACCGGAACACGATTACTATAGTCTTCCAAAGGAAAATTTTTGATGACTATGTAAGATATTCCTCTATAATCTGGTACATTCTTCTCACCTTCAATTGATAACATAAACGGATCAGGGTTTTGGTCTTCTCTGCCGTGGTAAAAAGTATAATCTATTTGGTCAAAGCTAAGCGATTTTGTACCCGCCCAGATTCTATTTAATTTTTCTACTTTCCCCTTGCAAATTGCAATTGCGAGTGTTGCATAGTAGTTATATGTAATATTTATACCTCTTCCTGTTTTATTTTGAGTGGTTATCGCCTCCTCTTTTATTGGCTGTGACCAAATAATGTTTCCATCAACGCGAGCAGTGCCATAGATAATTGGAATTTCTTTACCATAAGTTGAGGTTTGAACTTGCAGATTTTTCAGCCTCGCCTCATGCGTTATCTTTTGCTCAGCATCAAGACTAAACATTGCACTATCAAGCTGTGCACCAAGCAGAGCCCCGAGCTCTGAGCCGATAATTTGGCTAATTGGACCAAAGATACTACCTGCTTGACCTAAAATTGATGATAAAATTATTGTAGACATAATAATCCTCCTTTTTGATAGATTGTTTTGAATTTTTGAAAGAAGATCCCAGACTGGGATGAAATTGGGATCTACTGTATAGTAGTGTCATGCAACTGGTATCCAGGAAAAAAAGGATGTCATCCGAGTAGCTGACACTGGGATCCAGTGTTCTTTATTTCTGGATTCCAGCGTCACGCGCTGGAATGACATTAAATGATTTTTCTTTGAATTTGAGTTATGCAAGCAGCCCCTTTGTTGTCATGCAAGTAGCCCCTTCGATGTCACCCGAGTAG encodes:
- a CDS encoding phage tail protein, giving the protein MVEKMFLWAWDARPFPYFPNLCDMWTDCHNWQTGHWIQGKISQLNVSDVLSDLLQKVGLKGDQFDTSDVKGLLSGYVINDQQPVRSIIKMLRRCYFFDVVEQNSKLKFIQKGRGVKTEIPIGEMVTNNVAKLVNISQIDLNSKVNVVYFNRNFGYPIDVKYAELPKQGNAATVPIPLIMEEGEAQNIDEVLLYSSWQERNVYNFKLQIKYAWLLPSDVIAISDGEKRHTMRIIKTKFESMSIQVMGVGYDPYIYKLSFPSTRSLMLKEYPPSHISKSII
- a CDS encoding glycoside hydrolase family 113 — translated: MSTIILSSILGQAGSIFGPISQIIGSELGALLGAQLDSAMFSLDAEQKITHEARLKNLQVQTSTYGKEIPIIYGTARVDGNIIWSQPIKEEAITTQNKTGRGINITYNYYATLAIAICKGKVEKLNRIWAGTKSLSFDQIDYTFYHGREDQNPDPFMLSIEGEKNVPDYRGISYIVIKNFPLEDYSNRVPVFTFEVQTALKLSGFSVAENIKNINIIQGSGEFVYDTKIQKKIARERISSSQYIPYGPAQRVNHNNHTKKSDAMLSLDQLKESLPNVEWVSVVVNWFVNDLNIKDCKIYPAVEFQDDSRVVPDDWQVGNITRDNAQLISKDQSGNSRYGGTVSDLALIRYIKELHSRGYKVMLYPMLLLDTENKEWRGKLIGPPEDISYFFENQYSKFIEHYASIAKQTKVEGFIIGSEFAHLTRVKDVEGDYP